The DNA window ACTCGGAAGAATAGGATTTGAAGTCGCAAAAAGGGCTAAAAGCTTCGAAATGAGGGTGATAGCTTACGATCCTTATATCTCTCCGGAAAGAGCTAAGTCGATAGGCGTTGAGCTCGTCAGCTTCGATTATTTAATAGAAAATTCCGACATAATCACCGTCCACGTTCCAAAAACGAAAGAAACTGAGAAGATGATCAGCTACGAAGAGTTCAGGAAGATGAAGGATAACGTAATAATAGTGAACTGTGCGAGGGGTGGAATAGTTGATGAAGATGCCCTTTACGAAGCGTTAAAGTCTGGAAAGGTTTACATGGCTGCTTTAGACGTTTACGAAAAAGAGCCCCCGAATTTCAACCACCCGCTTTTCAAGCTTGAGAACGTAATAACCACACCCCACATAGGAGCTTCAACTAAGGAGGCTCAAAAGAGCGTTGGTATGATCATTGCCAGAGATATTATCAACTTGTACAAGGGACTTCCAGTGATAAATGCGGTCAATCTGCCAAGCCTGAAGCCTGAAGACTTCGAGTACTTAATGCCATACATAACGTTGGCTGAGAAAATGGGGAAGATAGCTTCGGCAAGGCTTGGAGGAAACTTCAAAGAGGTTAAAATCACTTACAGAGGTAAGCTTGCAAACAAAGATACTGCCTATGTCGCAAGAGCTTTGTTAAAGGGATTGCTCGAGACGATTCTCGGAGCGAACATAAACCTCGTTTCCTCAATGCCGATAGCGAAGCAGAGAGGAATAAGAATAGAGGAGTCGAGAATTGAAAGCACGGACAGCTACGAAAGTTTGCTGGAAGTGGAGGTGAAGGGAGAAAAGAGCATCTCGTTAGCCGGAACGAGTTTTGGCAGAGACGATTACAGGATAATCAGAATAGATCGATACAAGGTCGATTTCGTTCCAAGAGGACATTACATAATCTCGCTTCACGAAGACAAGCCGGGAGTGATTGGAAGAGTTGGAACTCTCTTCGGGCAGTACAACATAAACATAGCGGGAATGATAGTCGGTAGATACGGCGACAAGCCGGGAGGAGTACAGCTTATGCTTCTCCTTGTTGATGATCCGCCGACCGAAGAAGTTCTGGAGAAGATGGTCAAGCTCGATGGAATAATCGACGCCACGTACATTTACCTATGAAGTTCGAGGACCCTTGGCTCGGAGAGCTGGAGCTTAAAGTGGAGAAAAAGAATAAGAAAATTTTTATCAAAATTTTAACTAAGAAAATGAAAGAAGATTTTGATGTGTCGGTTAAAGAATACGGAGACGCTTTTAGCGTTGACGTTAAACTTAAGGGATTCAAAGCTGTGGAATGCGAGGTAGGACTGATAGAGATATCTCCTCCGGAAGCCGGTATAGTTCTTTCGGCGAAATTGGACGAAAACAGTCTCAAAAAGATCTTGGAAAAAATTGAGGAGTTCGTTGAAAAGCCGAGAATTCTGGTAATTAGCGGAAGAATTCCGGAAGAAGTTTTCGAAGAACTTGGATACAGAAAATCTGGATTCTTTTACGTGAAAAATTAGCTGGCTTTCCTCCTATCGACGAAAACGAGAAAAGCTGGAACGACCGTTAGAGCTGCGATCAAACTCATCAGTATTGCTAAAACGCTTATTATTCCGAAGTCCCTCATTATGGGGAAGGGAGATATCAGCATTGCCGCAAATCCACCAGCCATCGTCAGTCCTGAGGTGAGTATAGGTTTTCCAATTCTGGTTATCGTTATTTCCACCGCCTTTTCCGGATCGAATCTTTTTCTCTCCTCGATGTACCTTTCCATTACGTGAATTGAGAAGTCAATTCCCAAACCGATAATCATCGAGTTCATGCTTGCAGTGACGAGAGTTCTGTAAAAGCCGAGAGCGTACATGACTCCGCCGGTTGTTAGAATAACGAGGGTTATAGGAATTAGGGGAACTACAGCGTTTTTCAAGCTTCTGTAAACCAAGAGGAGAAGGAGAACGACTAAAGCGTAACTTGCCATCGTCATTCTGTTCTGTCCGTTAATTATCAAATCGGCGACGAACATCTTGAGGACGACGTCTCCGGTTAAGTAGTAATCGAATCCTCCAAAAAACGAAACTTCTCTCTTCACCCTCTCGTAGAGGTCTTTAAATTCGAGCCAGTCCATTTCGGCTACCGTGAAATATACAGCGAGAGTGTTTCCGCTGATGTATCTGTCCTTGTAGTCCCCGAGCATCTCGAGCTGGTTTTCGAGTTCGTAACTATTTTCACCTATTTTTCCAAACCTATTTTCCAGAATCTTTCCTATGGAGTTGTAGTCGATAATTTTGCTCTCAGATTTTACTACATACTTCGCAAGTTCCTCCACTTTTTTAATTTCTTCAGGACTTACCGAGTCTATTTTCGTAACGAGGATTATCCTATCTTGACTTCCGAAAATACTCTGAAGTTCGTTGAACTTCCTAATCGCTGGTAGATCCTGCGGGATGTACTTGTAGAAGTTCGTTTCGAGCGGAACTTTCTCGTAGCCGTAGTAGCTTACCGAAGCCACGACAAGAGAGAGCAAGAGAACCGCCTTGTACTTCCTCGACGTTAAAATTGCCAAAAAGTCGAGAGTTTTCTCCGCAATGCCAGCGAGAGCTTTTTTTCTCTCCTTCCTGTCAGTTAAAACGAGAATTGCCGGGAGGAAAGTCATGCTTAGAAGAAATGCAAAAATTAAGCCGATCGCCGAAATTAAGCCGAACCAACCGAGGGCTGGGACGCCCGAGAAAAGCATCGAA is part of the Ferroglobus placidus DSM 10642 genome and encodes:
- the serA gene encoding phosphoglycerate dehydrogenase, producing MKVLVASNIAKEAIELLKAEGMEVDVRADISEEELKEVIKDYDALIVRSKPKVTREIIERGEKLKIIGRAGVGVDNIDVDAATERGIIVVNAPGGNTISTAELTMGLIISAARKIPQADRSVKEGKWERKKFEGLELRGKTLGIIGLGRIGFEVAKRAKSFEMRVIAYDPYISPERAKSIGVELVSFDYLIENSDIITVHVPKTKETEKMISYEEFRKMKDNVIIVNCARGGIVDEDALYEALKSGKVYMAALDVYEKEPPNFNHPLFKLENVITTPHIGASTKEAQKSVGMIIARDIINLYKGLPVINAVNLPSLKPEDFEYLMPYITLAEKMGKIASARLGGNFKEVKITYRGKLANKDTAYVARALLKGLLETILGANINLVSSMPIAKQRGIRIEESRIESTDSYESLLEVEVKGEKSISLAGTSFGRDDYRIIRIDRYKVDFVPRGHYIISLHEDKPGVIGRVGTLFGQYNINIAGMIVGRYGDKPGGVQLMLLLVDDPPTEEVLEKMVKLDGIIDATYIYL
- a CDS encoding hydrophobe/amphiphile efflux-3 (HAE3) family transporter codes for the protein MKAETILKFRHLIIFLAVLFFLLSGYNAKNVKMNQGYETYFSEDYKEFKQYKLYSKDFGGSVASVYVFVKGDDVINYETYELLLKIGDELRKVGGIGEVKSAAHSIVSRLGYLPTEEKVLQSLTYQLAPQYVPKRSLAIVEAEVTADPSRYEQMAKEIEDRLSKLDLPPGVVVEATGNPMIRYQVSQSISGSMRAMGIAAIVLMVVTLSIVFRGVVEQKRYLFFPLLISIITVSYAYGMMPVLDIPLTEVTNAFLPVLIGLSIEYAAQFMGRYEEERRKGLSSFEAAAIAIRTVSRALSLALITTVIGFLSMLFSGVPALGWFGLISAIGLIFAFLLSMTFLPAILVLTDRKERKKALAGIAEKTLDFLAILTSRKYKAVLLLSLVVASVSYYGYEKVPLETNFYKYIPQDLPAIRKFNELQSIFGSQDRIILVTKIDSVSPEEIKKVEELAKYVVKSESKIIDYNSIGKILENRFGKIGENSYELENQLEMLGDYKDRYISGNTLAVYFTVAEMDWLEFKDLYERVKREVSFFGGFDYYLTGDVVLKMFVADLIINGQNRMTMASYALVVLLLLLVYRSLKNAVVPLIPITLVILTTGGVMYALGFYRTLVTASMNSMIIGLGIDFSIHVMERYIEERKRFDPEKAVEITITRIGKPILTSGLTMAGGFAAMLISPFPIMRDFGIISVLAILMSLIAALTVVPAFLVFVDRRKAS